One Pseudoalteromonas rubra genomic window, GCGCTGGGTAAGCTTGAGACATTGGCACATCAGCTGGTGAGCATTTTGAGTCAGGGCATGAGTCGCGCCCAACTTGAAGCCGAAAAACCCGCCATCGCGCAGCCGCAGATGATGATATTTGCCGGAGATCATGGCATTGCTGCCGAGGGGGTGTCTATTGCACCCAGCGAGGTGACCGGCCAGATGGTGGCTAACTTTGCCACTGGTGGTGCAGCCATTAATGTCTTGTGTGCTCAGCTTGGCTGGCAACTGAGTGTAATTGACTGTGGTATTTTAACACCGCCAGCTCCAGAGTTGGGTATTGTGTCACAACGCCTTGGTCATATCACCCGGCCATTGCATATTGAACCAGCCCTGAGCGAAGCACAGCTTGATCAAGGCCTGTTATATGGTCAAGAAGCTGTACAGACAGCATTGGACTCGGGGTCAAACTTGTTTGCGTTGGGCGAAATGGGGATCGGCAACACCACGGCCGCTGCGGCCATTTTCTCGGCTCTAAGTGGGTTGACTGGCGCTGAAACGGTTGGACGTGGCACCGGCGTGAGTGCAGAAGTAGTGGAGAAAAAACAACAACTGATCGATCAGGCTTTGCTGTTACATGGTGATGCCCTTGATGATCCACGAGAGGTGTTGCGTCGTCTCGGCGGGTTTGAGATCTGTCAGATGGTCGGTGCCATGCTGGAAATTGCCCGTGCACAAAAGGTCATTCTGGTTGATGGCTTTATTGCAACAGCCGCAGCTATGCTGGCGTGTCGGATTGAACCTGCAAGTCAGGATTATATGGTGTTTGCCCATTGCTCGGGTGAGCAGGGACATCGGCGCATGCTGAATGAGCTAAATGCCGAGCCATTATTGGATCTGAATATGCGTCTGGGTGAGGGCTCAGGTGCGGCAATGGCATTGCCCCTGTGCCAAAGTGCGCTGGCGTTTTATTATCAGATGGCCAGCTTCGAGTCGGCGGCTGTCACTCAGGTGGTAGGCACTCATGAGTGAGCTGAGGCAATTCAAGCTGGCGGTGATCTTTCTGACGCGCATTCCCGTTAAAGTGCCGGGCGAGGTCAGCGATCAGGACATTAATCAGGCCAGCGGTTACTTTGCCTGGGTTGGTGTGCTCTTGGGTACTCTGTTAGCACTGGTTTACTGTGCGCTGGCTAGTGTGTTGACTGCTGGCATTGCGGTAATAATAACGCTGAGTGCCGGGCTGATCATAACAGGTGCATTTCATGAAGATGGCTTTGCAGATGTCTGGGATGGTTTTGGCGGTGGCTGGAGTGTGGCCGATAAGCTGACCATCATGAAAGACAGCCGACTGGGCACCTATGGTGCGGCGGCATTGGTTCTGCTATTGCTTACCAAGTATCAGGCTCTACTCTCCTTGAGTGAGCAACTTGCTTACGTATGTGCGGCTATCCTGCTTGGCCATGGCCTGAGCCGGGTTATGGCCACCAGTATAATTGGTAAACTGAACTATGTTCAGGCGGATGCGCAAAGTAAAGTTAAGCCCATTGCCCAGTTTCTTTCTACAAAAAGTAAACGGTTACTTTATCTCTGTGGCTTGGTTTTACTAATAGTGAGCTGGTTTACGGGACTATTTACCTTGTGGCAATGCGTTGCGCTGGTTGTCGTACTGTGGTTATGCCGTACAGGTTGCGCTTACTGGTTTAAACGCCAGCTCGGCGGATATACGGGAGACTGTCTGGGGGCGGCACAGCAACTGGCGGAAGTCACAGTGTATTTATTTTGTCTGGTGGTCTGGTTATGACGGGCCGGGTTGAATTTATCCTGGGTGGCGCGCGCTGTGGAAAGAGTCGGTTAGGTGAGCAAAGAGCCGAGCGCTGGCTCAACGATGGTAAAGTGGCCAGGTTAATTTATCTCGCGACTGCACGACCCGGGGATGAGGAGATGGTCGCGCGGATCGCACATCATCAGGCATCGCGCCCGGCATACTGGCAGCTTATAGAAGAGACCTGGGCGCTGGATCAAGTGTTAGCCAGTCTCGCGTCCGATGATTGTGTGGTGATTGATTGTCTCACGTTGTGGTTAACCACGGCATTATGTGACTACTCTGACTCAGCATTTCAGCACAAGCGTGCGGCGCTGCTGAGTGCTCTGCGTGCCACTCGTGCCCGGGTGATTCTGATCAGTAATGAGGTAGGCCACGGCATAGTGCCGCTTGGCGAACTCAGTCGCCGCTTTGTTGACGAATCGGGCTGGCTGCATCAGGACATCGCCGCTTTGGCAGACCGAGTCGATTTTGTGATGGCGGGTTTGCCACTGACGCTTAAAGGAGACAATTGAGTATGAATACGTTAATGGTGCAGGGC contains:
- the cobT gene encoding nicotinate-nucleotide--dimethylbenzimidazole phosphoribosyltransferase, with protein sequence MIPPLNRQHDAYIQHTIDMKTKPQGALGKLETLAHQLVSILSQGMSRAQLEAEKPAIAQPQMMIFAGDHGIAAEGVSIAPSEVTGQMVANFATGGAAINVLCAQLGWQLSVIDCGILTPPAPELGIVSQRLGHITRPLHIEPALSEAQLDQGLLYGQEAVQTALDSGSNLFALGEMGIGNTTAAAAIFSALSGLTGAETVGRGTGVSAEVVEKKQQLIDQALLLHGDALDDPREVLRRLGGFEICQMVGAMLEIARAQKVILVDGFIATAAAMLACRIEPASQDYMVFAHCSGEQGHRRMLNELNAEPLLDLNMRLGEGSGAAMALPLCQSALAFYYQMASFESAAVTQVVGTHE
- a CDS encoding adenosylcobinamide-GDP ribazoletransferase, which encodes MSELRQFKLAVIFLTRIPVKVPGEVSDQDINQASGYFAWVGVLLGTLLALVYCALASVLTAGIAVIITLSAGLIITGAFHEDGFADVWDGFGGGWSVADKLTIMKDSRLGTYGAAALVLLLLTKYQALLSLSEQLAYVCAAILLGHGLSRVMATSIIGKLNYVQADAQSKVKPIAQFLSTKSKRLLYLCGLVLLIVSWFTGLFTLWQCVALVVVLWLCRTGCAYWFKRQLGGYTGDCLGAAQQLAEVTVYLFCLVVWL
- the cobU gene encoding bifunctional adenosylcobinamide kinase/adenosylcobinamide-phosphate guanylyltransferase, producing the protein MTGRVEFILGGARCGKSRLGEQRAERWLNDGKVARLIYLATARPGDEEMVARIAHHQASRPAYWQLIEETWALDQVLASLASDDCVVIDCLTLWLTTALCDYSDSAFQHKRAALLSALRATRARVILISNEVGHGIVPLGELSRRFVDESGWLHQDIAALADRVDFVMAGLPLTLKGDN